The Anaerolineales bacterium DNA segment AATGGGGAGTGATGGGAGCGGCTCTCGGTACGGCATGCTCCTTGAGCACGTTGTTCCTCATCGGCGTGTTGCAAATCCGGAAGGTCCTCGGGATCTGGCCCTATGACCGACGATACCTGAAAGGGTTACTTGCCGCCGCGTTCTCAGGCATTGCATTCTGGATCCTGGATTCGGCGTTCTCCCCCGACGGGATCCTTTCCTTGGGCATCGTACTCCTGTCCGGGACGGCAGTGTTTCTCATCGCACTGCTTGCATCGGGATTGGACCGCGAGGATACCGTCTTGCTTACGACGGTCTTATCCCGATCGCCCTTCCGACGGGGAAAGGAACCGCAACGGACAGATGGCTAAGAGACTCCGTGTGCTCTATATCATGGGATGGGGACGAAGCGGCAGCACCATCCTGGCGAACATCCTCGGCCAGATCGAGGGATTCCTCTCCGTGGGCGAGATCCGCTCGATTTGGGATTACGGATATTCCGGGAACAATCCTTGCGGGTGCGGACGCCCTTTTCATGCATGCGGTTTTTGGAATCGCGTCCTCGAGGAATTCTACCGGGAGGCCGGGCCGATCCGCGCCGAACGCTGGAACCGGATTTGCCGCGCCGAAACGCGCACCCTGAGCGGGCTGAAGCATTTCCTTCCCGCGTTCCTCGTCCGGCATTCCTCCGCGGCACGGGAGTACCTCTCGGTCACCCGCGGGTTGTATTCGGCGCTGCAAAAAGCGGGCGGCTGCCGGGTTATAGTCGATTCATCCAAATTTCCATTTTACGGGAATCTGCTCGGCTGGATTCCGGATATAAAGGTATTTCTGCTGCACCTGATCCGCGACCCGCGGGCGGCGGCTTTCTCCTGGTCCCATCCCAAGCCGCAGCCGGGAAGCCCGATGCGCCGGATCGGCGCTTTGGAAAGCGCGATTCTATGGGATATTTGGAATCTCTCCGCCGAAGGATTCTGCCGCCGCGCCCCGGAACGCCATCTGCGCGTCCGTTACGAGGATTTTCTCACCGATCCGCAAGGAACGATCGGAAAAATCGTACGCCTGGTCGGGGAATCTCCCGGATCCCTTCCGTTTGTCGCGGATCGTTCCGTTCTGCTCAAAGAGAATCACACCCTGATGGGAAATCCAACCCGGTTTCAAACCGGCAGGATCGAATTGAGCGAAGACCTGCGCTGGAAAACCGGATTGTCGCGGCGGGACCGCCGGATCACCGAATGTATCACCGGAGTACTTTCCCGGCGGTATGGATATCTCGATCGGCCGGCCGCTCCCTCCCTCGAAGCAAATGGAGTGGAAAAAACCCGGGGCGGCTGAATGGAATCCTTCCCGCCGCCTCGGAGGGGCTGCCGACGGAGTGTTCATACGGATGGTCGGATGGAAAACGGTCATTGGATATAATGAAGTCCGGCGTCCGAATCCGCGCCGAATTCCGCGCGCCGGGGATTCCTGCCGATTCGTGAAGAAGAGGTCGGGAATTTGTCCACACCATGAAAC contains these protein-coding regions:
- a CDS encoding sulfotransferase; amino-acid sequence: MAKRLRVLYIMGWGRSGSTILANILGQIEGFLSVGEIRSIWDYGYSGNNPCGCGRPFHACGFWNRVLEEFYREAGPIRAERWNRICRAETRTLSGLKHFLPAFLVRHSSAAREYLSVTRGLYSALQKAGGCRVIVDSSKFPFYGNLLGWIPDIKVFLLHLIRDPRAAAFSWSHPKPQPGSPMRRIGALESAILWDIWNLSAEGFCRRAPERHLRVRYEDFLTDPQGTIGKIVRLVGESPGSLPFVADRSVLLKENHTLMGNPTRFQTGRIELSEDLRWKTGLSRRDRRITECITGVLSRRYGYLDRPAAPSLEANGVEKTRGG